The following are encoded in a window of Desulfopila inferna genomic DNA:
- the ribD gene encoding bifunctional diaminohydroxyphosphoribosylaminopyrimidine deaminase/5-amino-6-(5-phosphoribosylamino)uracil reductase RibD translates to MSCHLTQVVVMSIPGTDQFFMQLALAEAKRAKGRTSPNPCVGAVIVKNGSVVAAGYHKKAGTPHAEINALRKAGGEAEGATMYVTLEPCNHTGKTPPCSHAVARSGIKKVVIGMKDPNPLVAGSGAKYLADHSIEVVSGVMEKECRSINQPFIKFITTGKPLVALKAGVSLDGRLNYRKGTSGWITGAESLQKVHLLRDCYDAIMVGRGTAVIDDPSLTTRLADDSGRDPVRVVLDTHLSIQPEAKLLNLQSKAETLIFHGKNTEAERREALQRRGAKLFEVSDADGLLDLDQVLECLGKNEITSVLVEGGGRVFSGFLRKRLADKAYLFHAPLFAGSDGDELTPRFPVGTREDAIVLADVNYTRLGDDMLVEGNIAYPL, encoded by the coding sequence ATGAGCTGCCATCTAACTCAAGTGGTCGTCATGAGCATTCCCGGGACTGATCAGTTTTTTATGCAGCTTGCTCTGGCGGAAGCAAAAAGAGCAAAGGGACGAACCTCTCCCAACCCCTGTGTAGGTGCGGTAATTGTCAAAAACGGCTCGGTGGTTGCCGCCGGATACCATAAGAAGGCGGGTACTCCGCACGCCGAGATCAACGCCCTGAGAAAAGCGGGGGGCGAGGCTGAAGGAGCCACAATGTACGTGACCCTCGAGCCATGCAACCACACCGGCAAAACACCTCCTTGCAGTCATGCCGTGGCCCGGAGCGGCATCAAAAAAGTCGTTATCGGCATGAAGGACCCCAACCCGCTGGTTGCCGGCAGCGGTGCAAAGTATCTTGCCGACCACTCCATCGAAGTCGTCTCGGGAGTAATGGAAAAGGAGTGCCGCAGCATAAACCAGCCGTTCATCAAATTCATCACCACGGGAAAACCGCTGGTTGCCCTAAAGGCGGGTGTCAGTCTGGACGGCAGGTTAAATTACCGTAAAGGTACCAGCGGTTGGATAACGGGGGCTGAATCTTTGCAGAAGGTTCATCTTCTCCGTGACTGTTATGATGCCATCATGGTTGGGCGGGGCACCGCCGTCATCGATGATCCCTCTCTGACCACCAGATTAGCGGATGATTCCGGAAGGGACCCGGTCAGGGTGGTTCTTGATACACATCTCTCCATTCAGCCTGAAGCAAAATTACTGAACCTTCAATCAAAAGCAGAGACTCTCATTTTTCATGGGAAAAATACCGAGGCGGAAAGGCGCGAAGCTTTGCAGCGCCGGGGAGCGAAACTCTTTGAGGTGAGCGATGCCGACGGTCTGCTCGATCTTGATCAGGTCCTCGAATGTCTGGGGAAAAACGAAATTACATCTGTTCTTGTAGAAGGCGGAGGGAGGGTATTCAGTGGATTTCTCAGAAAGCGGCTTGCCGATAAGGCCTATCTCTTTCATGCTCCGCTCTTTGCCGGAAGTGATGGAGATGAGTTGACGCCGCGGTTTCCGGTAGGAACCAGAGAGGATGCCATCGTTCTTGCCGATGTAAATTATACCAGACTTGGAGATGATATGCTGGTCGAGGGAAATATCGCCTATCCGCTCTAA
- a CDS encoding ParB/RepB/Spo0J family partition protein encodes MNVYDKIAITQIHDSGIYNIHPFLQDAPASKDLTASIKTSGLLSPPVLLQQRQEAKFDVICGRQRLKCVVSELGASECCCRILPEQTSPEQILSIIIEDQYSRGSLSIIEQAHFISLCQRLLPARKQREKFISNLPHGRISKGTQFLLPLISFPEQIQKQSHYGVISDKIIRDLQLLIEHDQLQFLELVEKLQISGNNQKKVLHQLIDIVKKEDIALESLLNRKEIVELLDNTEISTQQKSSRFFEQISRMSLPLLSAAQENFAQEVKELKLPENCSIIPSRSFETDEVVLAIRYRNLQDAKESWKELRHCLNTAD; translated from the coding sequence ATGAATGTTTACGACAAAATAGCCATCACCCAGATCCATGACTCAGGAATATACAACATCCATCCCTTCCTTCAGGATGCCCCCGCTTCTAAAGATCTGACGGCATCTATAAAGACCTCTGGGCTTTTGTCTCCTCCGGTTTTATTACAGCAGAGACAAGAGGCGAAATTTGATGTGATATGCGGCCGACAGAGACTCAAATGCGTTGTCTCCGAATTGGGTGCAAGCGAATGCTGCTGCCGTATTCTCCCTGAGCAGACCTCCCCCGAGCAGATCTTATCGATAATCATCGAGGACCAATATTCCCGTGGCAGCCTGAGCATTATTGAACAGGCTCACTTCATTTCATTGTGCCAAAGACTCCTGCCTGCAAGAAAACAACGGGAAAAATTCATCTCCAACCTGCCGCATGGAAGAATATCAAAAGGGACACAATTTCTCCTCCCCCTGATTTCATTCCCCGAACAAATTCAGAAACAGAGCCACTATGGCGTCATCTCCGATAAAATTATTCGTGACCTGCAACTGCTCATCGAACATGATCAGTTACAATTTCTGGAACTTGTCGAAAAGCTGCAGATCAGCGGCAACAACCAGAAGAAGGTACTGCATCAACTTATCGATATCGTAAAAAAAGAAGATATTGCGCTGGAGTCCTTACTGAACCGGAAAGAAATAGTCGAGCTTCTCGATAATACTGAGATAAGCACCCAGCAGAAAAGCAGCAGATTTTTTGAGCAGATTTCCCGGATGAGCCTGCCCCTGCTGAGTGCAGCCCAAGAGAATTTTGCCCAGGAAGTCAAGGAACTGAAGCTGCCGGAGAACTGCAGCATCATACCTTCACGCTCCTTTGAAACGGATGAGGTTGTCCTTGCTATCCGCTACAGGAACCTGCAGGATGCCAAAGAGAGTTGGAAGGAATTGCGACACTGTCTGAACACGGCAGATTGA
- a CDS encoding integration host factor subunit alpha, with protein sequence MTLTKADLVQQVYKKHANLTKAQATESVEAFLRISKNSLISGSDLLLSGFGKFNVKDKSSRRGRNPQTGQELTLEARRVVTFKPSGILRDKINEN encoded by the coding sequence ATGACACTGACAAAAGCCGATCTGGTGCAGCAGGTTTACAAAAAACATGCAAACCTTACCAAAGCGCAGGCAACCGAATCCGTTGAAGCCTTCCTGCGAATTTCCAAAAACTCGCTCATTTCAGGATCAGATCTGCTGCTGAGCGGTTTTGGCAAATTTAATGTTAAAGACAAGAGTTCCAGAAGAGGAAGAAACCCGCAAACAGGCCAGGAGCTTACCCTTGAGGCTAGAAGAGTGGTAACTTTTAAGCCATCCGGTATTCTTCGCGACAAGATTAACGAGAATTAA
- the nrdR gene encoding transcriptional regulator NrdR, translating to MKCPYCGHLDNKVTDSRLNKECTITRRRRSCLSCNQRFTTYERLELMMPMLVKKDGRREAWDRQKMVIGLEKACEKRPVSVDKIDDFVDNIERKLQDLGAKEVLSKVIGEWVMEDLPELDEVAYVRFASVYRQFKDVNEFMAELKTLLDARDELPSNSSGRHEHSRD from the coding sequence ATGAAGTGCCCCTATTGTGGTCATCTTGACAATAAAGTGACAGACTCGCGGTTGAACAAAGAATGCACCATTACCCGAAGGCGGCGCTCCTGTCTCTCCTGCAATCAGAGATTTACTACCTATGAACGGCTGGAGTTGATGATGCCGATGCTGGTCAAAAAAGATGGCCGGCGTGAAGCATGGGATCGACAGAAGATGGTCATCGGGCTTGAAAAGGCCTGTGAAAAACGACCGGTAAGTGTAGATAAGATAGACGACTTTGTGGATAACATAGAGAGAAAGCTTCAGGACCTCGGCGCTAAGGAGGTCCTCTCCAAAGTTATCGGTGAGTGGGTGATGGAAGACCTGCCGGAATTGGACGAAGTTGCCTATGTTCGTTTTGCCTCTGTGTATCGGCAGTTTAAGGATGTCAATGAGTTCATGGCTGAACTGAAAACGCTGCTGGATGCAAGGGATGAGCTGCCATCTAACTCAAGTGGTCGTCATGAGCATTCCCGGGACTGA